From the Notolabrus celidotus isolate fNotCel1 chromosome 12, fNotCel1.pri, whole genome shotgun sequence genome, one window contains:
- the LOC117822854 gene encoding transmembrane protein 42-like, giving the protein MSGSLYALFAGFMGAAASLSAKLSLGADYMRDMCESGISSWAETHGSTAVCDWLHIPLRLLCAILLFTCNAVMWTFFSKALRHCSSSARATVTTTASNFISSAVLGRLIFGETHAALWWVGISLTLCGLLVLHGSTSQSLPQEEGKKDT; this is encoded by the exons ATGTCAGGGTCTTTGTACGCGTTGTTTGCGGGGTTTATGGGTGCTGCAGCTTCGCTGTCTGCCAAACTGTCCCTCGGTGCAGACTACATGAGGGACATGTGTGAGTCCGGGATCAGCAGCTGGGCAGAGACACACGGAAGCACTGCAGTCTGTGACTGG ctccacatCCCTCTGCGGCTGCTCTGTGCCATCCTGCTCTTCACCTGTAACGCCGTCATGTGGACCTTCTTCTCCAAAGCTCTCCGGCACTGCTCGTCTTCAGCCAGAGCCACGGTCACTACCACCGCATCCAACTTCATCTCCTCA GCTGTCCTCGGGAGGTTGATATTCGGAGAGACCCACGCAGCTCTGTGGTGGGTCGGCATCTCTCTCACTCTATGCGGACTTCTGGTGCTTCATGGATCCACATCTCAGTCTCTCCCACAGGAGGAGGGCAAAAAGGACACGTGA
- the zdhhc3a gene encoding palmitoyltransferase ZDHHC3-A isoform X2, with amino-acid sequence MKSPVHRCRDVEHARALGGTGSGTTCLQTEQRIPISKDVITSSSASAMWFIRDACGIVCAFITWLLVFYAEFVVLFVMLLPSKNLTYSIVNGILFNTLAFLALASHLRAMCTDPGAVPKGNATKEYIESLQLKPGQVVYKCPKCCSIKPDRAHHCSVCKRCIRKMDHHCPWVNNCVGENNQKYFVLFTMYIALISLHCLVMVVFHFLNCFEDDWTKCSSFSPPATVILLILLCFEGLLFLIFTSVMFGTQVHSICTDETGIEQLKKEERRWAKKTKWMNMRAVFGHPFSLLWFSPFSTPDHGKAETYQYVV; translated from the exons ATGAAGAGCCCGGTGCACAGATGCAGAGACGTAGAGCATGCGCGTGCGCTGGGAGGGACCGGGTCAGGAACTACCTGCCTGCAGACCGAGCAGCGCATCCCCATCTCCAAAGATGTCATCacatcctcctctgcctccgCCATGTGGTTCATCAGGGACGCCTGTGGCATCGTGTGCGCCTTCATCACCTGGCTGCTGGTGTTCTATGCAGAGTTCGTGGTGCTGTTTGTGATGCTGCTGCCCTCCAAAAATCTGACGTACAGCATTGTGAACGGCATCTTGTTCAACACTCTGGCTTTCCTCGCTCTCGCTTCTCACCTTAGAGCCATGTGCACTGACCCT GGAGCGGTGCCAAAAGGAAACGCTACAAAGGAATACATAGAGAGCCTTCAGCTGAAACCAGGGCAGGTGGTCTACAAATGTCCCAAATGCTGCAGCATCAAGCCTGACCGAGCACACCACTGCAG CGTCTGTAAACGCTGCATAAGGAAGATGGACCATCACTGCCCCTGGGTCAATAACTGTGTCGGGGAGAACAACCAGAAGTATTTTGTGCTTTTCACA ATGTATATTGCACTTATATCTCTTCACTGTCTGGTCATGGTGGTCTTCCATTTCCTCAACTGCTTTGAAGATGATTGGACAA AGTGCAgttccttctctcctccagcTACAGTCATCCTCCTCATACTCCTGTGCTTTGAgggtctcctcttcctcatctttaCCTCTGTGATGTTCGGCACCCAGGTCCACTCCATCTGCACCGACGAGACC GGCATAGAGCAGttgaaaaaggaagagagaagatGGGCTAAAAAAACTAAGTGGATGAACATGAGGGCGGTATTTGGACACCCTTTCTCCTTATTGTGGTTTAGTCCCTTCTCCACCCCTGACCACGGGAAGGCTGAGACCTACCAGTATGTGGTGTGA
- the zdhhc3a gene encoding palmitoyltransferase ZDHHC3-A isoform X1 — protein MKSPVHRCRDVEHARALGGTGSGTTCLQTEQRIPISKDVITSSSASAMWFIRDACGIVCAFITWLLVFYAEFVVLFVMLLPSKNLTYSIVNGILFNTLAFLALASHLRAMCTDPGAVPKGNATKEYIESLQLKPGQVVYKCPKCCSIKPDRAHHCSVCKRCIRKMDHHCPWVNNCVGENNQKYFVLFTMYIALISLHCLVMVVFHFLNCFEDDWTKCSSFSPPATVILLILLCFEGLLFLIFTSVMFGTQVHSICTDETGIERLKGETGKWGKVPCREAMQTAFGGPFSLTWCSPFTGLSCKKSPTEHVTVPQGEIIEEDVIEIPLE, from the exons ATGAAGAGCCCGGTGCACAGATGCAGAGACGTAGAGCATGCGCGTGCGCTGGGAGGGACCGGGTCAGGAACTACCTGCCTGCAGACCGAGCAGCGCATCCCCATCTCCAAAGATGTCATCacatcctcctctgcctccgCCATGTGGTTCATCAGGGACGCCTGTGGCATCGTGTGCGCCTTCATCACCTGGCTGCTGGTGTTCTATGCAGAGTTCGTGGTGCTGTTTGTGATGCTGCTGCCCTCCAAAAATCTGACGTACAGCATTGTGAACGGCATCTTGTTCAACACTCTGGCTTTCCTCGCTCTCGCTTCTCACCTTAGAGCCATGTGCACTGACCCT GGAGCGGTGCCAAAAGGAAACGCTACAAAGGAATACATAGAGAGCCTTCAGCTGAAACCAGGGCAGGTGGTCTACAAATGTCCCAAATGCTGCAGCATCAAGCCTGACCGAGCACACCACTGCAG CGTCTGTAAACGCTGCATAAGGAAGATGGACCATCACTGCCCCTGGGTCAATAACTGTGTCGGGGAGAACAACCAGAAGTATTTTGTGCTTTTCACA ATGTATATTGCACTTATATCTCTTCACTGTCTGGTCATGGTGGTCTTCCATTTCCTCAACTGCTTTGAAGATGATTGGACAA AGTGCAgttccttctctcctccagcTACAGTCATCCTCCTCATACTCCTGTGCTTTGAgggtctcctcttcctcatctttaCCTCTGTGATGTTCGGCACCCAGGTCCACTCCATCTGCACCGACGAGACC GGGATCGAGCGTCTGAAGGGGGAGACGGGGAAGTGGGGGAAGGTGCCGTGTCGGGAGGCCATGCAGACGGCGTTCGGCGGCCCCTTCTCTCTGACCTGGTGCAGCCCCTTCACAGGGCTCAGCTGCAAGAAGAGCCCCACAGAGCACGTCACTGTCCCACAGGGGGAGATCATCGAGGAGGACGTCATCGAGATACCACTAGAGTAA
- the kiaa1143 gene encoding uncharacterized protein KIAA1143 homolog, which translates to MNKNKASGVSWVKPAEPSFLKKFKNDVGYKEGPNVDTKRQEMPTLDDDSGSDKEDELPQVVVLKGGDLTADEVKKIKDDMRGGEGTEKDDEPPPDGKILFKKPAKRSSSDKFQGITASSSKKKKSEGGEKEKEKEKEKEKEEEVGEKKEAKSGKKVKNNSLLSFGGDEEEEDD; encoded by the exons ATGAACAAAAACAAGGCGAGCGGAGTGTCATGGGTGAAACCAGCGGAGCCTTCTTTCCTGAAGAAGTTTAAAAACGACGTCGGGTACAAAGAAGGGCCGAATGTTGACACTAAG CGTCAGGAGATGCCGACACTGGATGACGACAGCGGGAGTGATAAAGAGGACGAGCTACCTCAGGTTGTGGTCCTGAAAGGTGGAGACCTGACGGCAGATGAGGTGAAGAAGATCAAGGACGATATGCGTGGGGGCGAAGGCACAGAGAAAG ACGACGAGCCGCCTCCTGATGGCAAAATCCTCTTCAAGAAACCAGCGAAGCGCTCCTCCTCAGACAAATTCCAGGGCATCACCGCCAGCTCcagcaaaaagaagaagagtgagggaggagagaaagagaaagagaaggagaaggagaaagaaaaggaggaggaggtgggggagaAGAAGGAGGCAAAGTCtggaaagaaagtgaaaaacaacAGTCTGCTGTCGTTCGGAggagacgaggaagaggaggacgactGA